The proteins below come from a single Streptomyces sp. WMMB303 genomic window:
- a CDS encoding NUDIX hydrolase encodes MTELAETIRYTADVVVTTTDGRVLLIERDWPPYEGAWALPGGHVDPGETSREAAARELAEETGVHAAPDELEQIGPFDAPGRDPRGRYVTVAYHLTVVSGTPAQAGDDARDTRWWPLNDLPPLAFDHADILAKATASR; translated from the coding sequence ATGACCGAACTTGCCGAGACGATCCGCTACACCGCCGACGTGGTGGTCACCACGACCGACGGCCGCGTCCTCCTCATCGAGCGGGACTGGCCCCCCTACGAGGGCGCGTGGGCGCTGCCCGGCGGGCACGTCGACCCGGGCGAGACCAGCCGTGAGGCCGCCGCCCGGGAACTCGCCGAGGAGACCGGCGTGCACGCGGCGCCGGACGAACTGGAGCAGATCGGCCCGTTCGACGCTCCGGGCCGTGACCCGCGCGGGCGGTACGTCACCGTCGCCTACCACCTCACCGTCGTCTCCGGCACGCCCGCCCAGGCAGGCGACGACGCCCGCGACACCCGCTGGTGGCCGCTGAACGACCTGCCGCCGCTGGCCTTCGACCACGCCGACATCCTCGCCAAGGCCACCGCCAGCCGCTGA